A genomic stretch from Pseudomonas sp. MUP55 includes:
- a CDS encoding PAS domain S-box protein: protein MRTPVDSVPPLPRIHALDPQEAEQRWDSAPQLLSALNAARLGAWCWEIDTGLISWSRGTQALFGYDPRQPLPNDLNYLDLLASEDRARVVRAFHAVLAGEPVEQAMHHRIQWPDGSLHWLEISGSLVPDKNGRRRMIGVIREITHQREREHALSHSEKRFATLFHLCPNMVLLTRQSDGLISEANHHFEMLFGWPVNEAIGRTTLELGLWRHPEQRAHLVKATQRKGESITMEVQFCASNGQLHDGTLSAQKVELDGEAYLISTFLDTTERKNAEQALKDSQERLDLALDSAQLGTWDWHIPSGMLYGSARAAQLHGLPCEPFHESFDAFFEGMSDKDREGMRHAYRTLREGPDGNYQLTYRVLLEDGSPRYLESRARLYRDESGKPLRMAGTLLDITDQVEREQRLSASEEKFASLFQASPDPICVTCLDSGAFIEINPAFTLTFGWTAAEVIDKSAEQIGLWDESSKRLQRIEQVIREQSLNNVAIVVHAKNGESLTCVISSRLIKVNEQPCIVTTLRDITQQQRSEAALKASEEKFAKAFHSSPDAISITERDTGRYVEVNDGFCRLTGYRAEEAIGLTLYQIGIWADENQRTALLAELQIKGRIHHLEMLWHNKLGEVLAVEVSVEPITLNETPCLLLTARDVSLLKNAQAQIRHLAYHDPLTNLPNRALLMDRLSQQIALLKRHNLRGALLFLDLDHFKHINDSLGHPVGDTVLKIVTARLEASVRMEDTVARLGGDEFVVLLSGLEGSRTQVSGQVQELADTLRELLSEPMFLDGHRLQVTPSIGVALIPDHGTTPADLLKRADIALYRAKDSGRNTIQMFHNSMQKTASERLRMETDLRLALSRGEFSVHYQPQVDARGNTIVGAEALVRWQHPQLGAQSPAEFIKVLEDSGLILEVGTWILDQACSAFAGLIAEGLVDPLNFSLCVNISPRQFRQNDFVERVERSLTQHQLPYSLLKLEITEGIVIQNLDDTVMKMRRLKKLGVSFAMDDFGTGYSSLTYLKRLPVDALKIDQSFVRDATHDPNDAEIIRAIVAMARSLSLEVIAEGVETTEQLAFLQKLGCHLYQGYLHSRPLPIEGFRQLLE, encoded by the coding sequence ATGCGCACCCCCGTTGATTCCGTGCCACCCCTGCCCCGCATACACGCCCTGGACCCTCAAGAGGCGGAACAACGCTGGGACAGCGCCCCGCAACTGCTGTCGGCGCTCAATGCCGCTCGGCTGGGCGCGTGGTGCTGGGAAATCGACACGGGGCTAATCAGCTGGTCGCGCGGCACCCAGGCATTGTTTGGCTACGATCCTCGCCAGCCACTGCCCAACGACCTCAATTACCTCGACCTGCTGGCGTCGGAAGACCGCGCCCGCGTGGTGCGGGCGTTTCATGCGGTGCTGGCGGGCGAGCCGGTGGAACAGGCCATGCACCACCGCATTCAATGGCCCGATGGCAGCCTGCACTGGCTGGAAATCAGCGGCAGCCTGGTGCCGGACAAAAACGGCCGGCGCCGCATGATCGGCGTGATCCGCGAAATCACCCACCAGCGCGAGCGGGAACACGCCCTCAGTCACTCTGAAAAGCGCTTCGCCACGCTTTTCCACCTGTGCCCGAACATGGTGCTGCTGACGCGTCAGTCCGACGGTCTGATCAGCGAAGCCAACCATCATTTCGAAATGCTGTTCGGCTGGCCGGTGAATGAAGCCATCGGCCGCACCACCTTGGAGCTGGGCCTGTGGCGGCACCCGGAACAGCGCGCCCACCTGGTCAAGGCCACCCAGCGCAAAGGTGAATCCATCACCATGGAAGTGCAGTTCTGTGCCAGCAACGGCCAGCTCCACGATGGCACGCTCAGTGCCCAAAAGGTCGAACTGGACGGCGAGGCCTACCTGATCAGTACGTTCCTTGATACCACCGAGCGCAAAAATGCCGAGCAAGCGCTCAAGGACAGCCAGGAGCGCCTGGACCTGGCGCTGGACTCGGCACAACTGGGCACCTGGGATTGGCACATCCCCAGCGGGATGCTCTACGGCTCGGCCCGTGCCGCCCAGCTCCACGGCCTGCCGTGTGAACCGTTCCACGAATCCTTCGACGCGTTTTTTGAAGGCATGTCCGATAAGGACCGCGAGGGCATGCGTCATGCCTACCGCACCCTGCGCGAAGGCCCCGACGGTAATTACCAGTTGACCTATCGGGTGTTGCTGGAGGATGGCAGCCCGCGCTACCTGGAAAGCCGCGCACGCCTGTATCGCGATGAGTCCGGCAAGCCCCTGCGCATGGCCGGCACCCTGCTCGATATCACCGACCAGGTGGAGCGCGAGCAGCGCCTGAGCGCGTCCGAGGAGAAGTTCGCCAGCCTGTTCCAGGCCAGCCCCGACCCGATCTGCGTGACGTGCCTGGACAGCGGCGCGTTTATCGAGATCAATCCGGCGTTCACCCTGACCTTTGGCTGGACAGCCGCCGAAGTGATCGACAAGAGCGCCGAGCAGATCGGCTTATGGGATGAGTCAAGCAAGCGCCTGCAACGCATCGAGCAGGTGATTCGCGAACAGTCATTGAACAATGTGGCCATCGTGGTGCATGCCAAGAACGGCGAGAGCCTGACGTGCGTGATTTCCAGCCGCCTGATCAAGGTCAACGAGCAGCCGTGCATCGTCACCACCCTGCGCGATATCACCCAGCAGCAGCGCTCGGAGGCGGCGCTCAAGGCCAGCGAAGAGAAATTCGCCAAAGCCTTCCATTCCAGCCCCGATGCCATTTCGATCACCGAGCGCGATACGGGACGGTATGTGGAGGTCAATGATGGGTTTTGCCGCCTGACCGGCTACCGCGCCGAAGAAGCCATCGGCCTTACCCTGTACCAGATTGGCATCTGGGCCGATGAAAACCAGCGCACCGCGCTCTTGGCCGAACTGCAGATCAAGGGGCGCATCCATCACCTGGAAATGCTGTGGCACAACAAGCTGGGCGAGGTGCTGGCGGTAGAGGTGTCGGTCGAACCGATTACCTTGAATGAAACGCCGTGCCTGCTACTGACTGCGCGCGACGTCAGCCTGTTGAAAAATGCCCAGGCACAGATCCGCCATCTGGCCTATCACGATCCGCTGACCAACCTGCCTAACCGAGCGCTGCTGATGGACCGTCTGAGCCAGCAGATCGCCCTGCTCAAGCGCCACAACCTGCGCGGAGCCTTGCTGTTTCTGGACCTTGACCACTTCAAACATATCAACGATTCCCTCGGTCACCCCGTGGGCGACACCGTACTTAAAATCGTCACCGCGCGCCTGGAAGCCAGTGTACGCATGGAAGATACGGTGGCACGCCTGGGCGGGGATGAGTTTGTGGTGCTGCTCAGCGGCCTGGAGGGCTCACGCACGCAAGTCAGCGGCCAGGTGCAGGAGCTGGCCGATACCCTGCGCGAACTGCTTTCCGAGCCGATGTTCCTTGACGGTCATCGCTTGCAGGTGACGCCAAGCATCGGCGTGGCGCTGATCCCCGACCATGGCACCACGCCCGCCGATTTGCTCAAGCGCGCCGATATCGCCCTGTACCGCGCCAAGGATTCGGGGCGCAACACCATCCAGATGTTCCACAACAGCATGCAGAAGACCGCCAGCGAGCGCCTGCGCATGGAAACCGATCTGCGCCTGGCCTTGTCACGCGGCGAATTCAGCGTGCATTACCAACCTCAGGTGGATGCGCGCGGCAACACGATTGTCGGCGCCGAGGCCCTGGTGCGCTGGCAGCACCCTCAACTGGGCGCGCAGTCGCCGGCGGAATTTATCAAGGTGCTGGAGGACAGCGGCCTGATCCTGGAGGTAGGCACCTGGATCCTCGATCAAGCGTGCAGTGCATTTGCCGGTTTGATTGCCGAGGGCCTGGTGGACCCGCTCAATTTCAGCCTGTGCGTGAATATCAGCCCCCGGCAGTTTCGCCAGAACGACTTTGTGGAACGGGTCGAACGCAGCCTCACCCAGCACCAACTGCCCTACAGTTTGCTCAAGCTGGAAATCACTGAAGGCATCGTGATCCAGAACCTGGATGACACGGTGATGAAGATGCGGCGCCTGAAAAAACTGGGAGTGAGCTTTGCGATGGATGACTTTGGCACCGGTTATTCGTCCCTGACCTACCTCAAGCGCTTGCCGGTGGATGCACTGAAAATCGACCAGTCGTTTGTGCGCGACGCGACTCACGATCCCAATGACGCTGAAATCATCCGCGCCATTGTCGCCATGGCCCGCAGTTTGAGTCTGGAAGTGATTGCCGAAGGCGTTGAAACCACAGAACAGCTGGCGTTCCTGCAGAAGCTTGGCTGCCATTTGTATCAGGGGTATTTGCACAGCCGGCCGTTGCCGATAGAGGGTTTCAGGCAGTTACTGGAATAG